The following proteins come from a genomic window of Miscanthus floridulus cultivar M001 chromosome 2, ASM1932011v1, whole genome shotgun sequence:
- the LOC136535893 gene encoding mitogen-activated protein kinase 5-like: MSGGGMDGAPVAEFRPTVTHGGRFLQYNIFGNLFEITHKYQPPIMPIGRGAYGIVCSVMNFETREMVAIKKIANAFDNHMDAKRTLREIKLLRHLDHENIIGIRDVIPPPIPQAFSDVYIGTELMDTDLHHIIRSNQELSEEHCQYFLYQILRGLKYIHSANVIHRDLKPSNLLLSANCDLKICDFGLARPSSESDMMTEYVVTRWYRAPELLLNSTDYSAAIDVWSVGCIFMELINRQPLFPGRDHMHQMRLITEVIGTPTDDELGFIRNEDARKYMRHLPQFPRRPLASLFPKVQSVAALDLIERMLTFNPLQRITVEEALEHPYLERLHDIADEPICTEPFSFDFEQQALTEDQMKQLIFDEAIEMNPNFRY; this comes from the exons ATGAGCGGAGGAGGCATGGACGGAGCTCCGGTCGCCGAGTTCCGGCCGACGGTGACGCACGGCGGCCGGTTCCTGCAGTACAACATCTTCGGCAACCTGTTCGAGATCACGCACAAGTACCAGCCCCCCATCATGCCCATCGGCCGCGGCGCCTACGGGATCGTCTG CTCGGTGATGAACTTTGAGACGAGAGAGATGGTGGCAATCAAGAAGATCGCCAACGCCTTCGACAACCACATGGACGCCAAGCGCACGCTCCGGGAGATCAAGCTGCTGAGGCACCTCGACCACGAGAAC ATCATAGGCATCAGGGACGTGATCCCGCCGCCGATCCCGCAGGCGTTCAGCGACGTGTACATCGGCACGGAGCTCATGGACACGGACCTCCACCACATCATCCGCTCCAACCAGGAGCTCTCGGAGGAGCACTGCCAG TACTTCCTGTACCAGATCCTTCGCGGGCTCAAGTACATCCACTCCGCCAACGTGATCCACCGCGACCTCAAGCCCAGCAACCTGCTGCTGAGCGCCAACTGCGACCTCAAGATCTGCGACTTCGGGCTGGCGCGCCCCTCCTCCGAGAGCGACATGATGACGGAGTACGTGGTGACCCGGTGGTACCGCGCCCCCGAGCTGCTGCTCAACTCCACCGACTACTCCGCCGCCATCGACGTCTGGTCCGTCGGCTGCATCTTCATGGAGCTCATCAACCGCCAGCCGCTCTTCCCCGGCCGCGACCACATGCACCAGATGCGCCTCATCACCGAG GTGATCGGGACGCCGACGGACGATGAGCTCGGGTTCATCCGGAACGAGGACGCGCGGAAGTACATGCGCCACCTCCCGCAGTTCCCGCGGCGGCCGTTAGCGAGCCTGTTCCCGAAGGTGCAGTCCGTCGCGGCGCTGGACCTCATCGAGCGGATGCTCACCTTCAACCCGCTGCAGAGGATCACAG TTGAAGAGGCACTGGAGCACCCGTACCTGGAGCGATTACACGACATCGCCGACGAGCCCATCTGCACGGAGCCATTCTCGTTCGACTTCGAGCAGCAGGCTCTAACAGAAGACCAAATGAAGCAGCTGATATTCGACGAGGCCATCGAAATGAACCCCAATTTCCGATATTAG
- the LOC136535894 gene encoding L-ascorbate peroxidase 1, cytosolic, protein MAKNYPTVSAEYSEAVEKARQKLRALIAEKSCAPLMLRLAWHSAGTFDVSTRTGGPFGTMKNPAELAHGANAGLDIAVRLLEPIKEEFPILSYADFYQLAGVVAVEVTGGPQIPFHPGREDKPQPPPEGRLPDATKGSDHLRQVFGKQMGLSDQDIVALSGGHTLGRCHKERSGFEGAWTTNPLVFDNSYFKELLSGDKEGLLQLPSDKALLSDPAFRPLVEKYAADEKAFFEDYKEAHLKLSELGFADA, encoded by the exons ATGGCGAAGAACTACCCGACCGTGAGCGCCGAGTACAGCGAGGCCGTCGAGAAGGCCAGGCAAAAGCTCCGCGCCCTCATCGCCGAGAAGAGCTGCGCCCCCCTCATGCTCCGCCTCGC GTGGCACTCCGCGGGGACGTTCGACGTGTCGACGAGGACCGGCGGTCCCTTCGGCACGATGAAGAACCCGGCGGAGCTGGCGCACGGCGCCAACGCGGGGCTGGACATCGCGGTGCGGCTGCTGGAGCCCATCAAGGAGGAGTTCCCCATCCTCTCTTACGCCGATTTCTACCAG CTTGCGGGAGTTGTGGCCGTGGAGGTCACCGGTGGGCCTCAGATCCCCTTCCACCCCGGTAGGGAG GACAAGCCTCAGCCCCCACCGGAGGGCCGCCTTCCTGATGCCACTAAGG GTTCTGACCACCTGAGGCAAGTGTTTGGCAAGCAGATGGGTTTGAGCGATCAGGACATTGTTGCCCTCTCTGGTGGCCACACCTTG GGAAGGTGCCACAAAGAGCGGTCTGGTTTCGAGGGGGCCTGGACTACAAACCCTTTGGTCTTTGACAACTCTTACTTCAA GGAACTTCTGAGTGGTGACAAGGAGGGCCTTCTTCAGCTCCCAAGTGACAAAGCCCTGCTGAGCGACCCTGCCTTCCGCCCTCTTGTGGAGAAATATGCTGCG GATGAGAAGGCATTCTTTGAAGACTACAAAGAGGCCCACCTCAAGCTCTCCGAACTGGG GTTTGCTGATGCTTAA